Proteins from one Gallus gallus isolate bGalGal1 chromosome 15, bGalGal1.mat.broiler.GRCg7b, whole genome shotgun sequence genomic window:
- the SLC2A11 gene encoding solute carrier family 2, facilitated glucose transporter member 11, protein MNKLQRLLQSKNLILTVCAAGIGGTFQYGYNISIINAPTLYIQTFMNKTWLERTGAPLESGMVLMLWSFTVSVYPLGGLAGAVAAGPMAIVLGRKMSLLVNNIFVIVAAVLSGFSQMAKSFEMIMLSRFLTGVNAGVSMNVQPMYLAESAPKKLRGAVALTSASFTALGLVLGQVVGLRELLGGEESWPLLLASNAVPALIQLMILPWFPESPRYLLIDRGDRESCISALKKLRGSSDLGEELEEMLSEQAAAKGQRAKKPWELFRNPAVRWQLISIIVLSSAMQLCGNDSMYFYAAYVFQEAGIPQDKIPYVVIGTGSCELITSVTCNMIIDYAGRRPLLLGGYILMAGWATVFMVALSQQAQISWMPYLSMACIFAYILSFGIGPAGVTGVLPTEIFDQMSRPAAYMICGSLLWFNLFLVGTAFPFIVKNLAHFCYVPFLVVCICTALYIGFFLPETKGKSFLEISEEFRKRNFRAQSHEAFYKGPEEIRSTTL, encoded by the exons ATGAACAAGCTGCAGAGATTG CTTCAGAGCAAGAACCTGATCCTGacagtgtgtgctgctgggatCGGAGGCACTTTCCAGTACGGTTACAACATCTCCATCATCAATGCTCCAACTTTA TACATCCAGACGTTCATGAACAAAACATGGCTGGAGCGCACAGGTGCTCCCCTGGAGAGTGGCATGGTCTTGATGCTGTGGTCCTTCACCGTGTCCGTGTACCCCCTGGGAGGCCTTGCAGGGGCTGTTGCTGCTGGCCCCATGGCCATTGTGTTGGGAAG gaagaTGTCCCTGCTGGTTAACAACATCTTTGTGATCGTAGCTGCCGTCTTGTCAGGATTCAGCCAGATGGCAAAGTCCTTCGAAATGATTATGCTGAGCAGGTTCCTTACTGGTGTGAATGCAG GTGTAAGCATGAATGTTCAGCCCATGTATCTGGCAGAGAGTGCTCCAAAGAAGCTCCGAGGGGCTGTGGCCTTAACCTCTGCATCCTTTACAGCCCTGGGACTGGTGCTGGGCCAGGTTGTTGGACTCAG ggaGCTTCTAGGAGGGGAAGAAAGCTGGCCGCTCCTTTTAGCCAGCAATGCTGTGCCTGCCCTCATCCAGCTCATGATTCTGCCGTGGTTTCCTGAAAGTCCCAGATACCTCTTGATTGACCGTGGAGACAGAGAGTCCTGCATCTCTG CACTGAAGAAGCTCAGAGGCAGCAGTGACCTgggagaggagctggaggagatgcTATCTGAACAGGCTGCTGCCAAAGGTCAGAGAGCGAAGAAGCCCTGGGAGCTGTTCCGAAACCCGGCAGTGAGGTGGCAGCTGATAAGCATCATcgtgctgagcagtgccatgCAGCTCTGCGGGAACGATTCG ATGTACTTCTATGCAGCTTACGTGTTCCAGGAGGCTGGAATTCCTCAGGACAAAATCCCGTATGTTGTCATCGGCACAGGGAGCTGTGAACTGATCACGTCTGTTACTTGT AACATGATTATAGACTACGCTGGCCGGAggccactgctgctgggaggatACATCCTCATGGCAGGATGGGCCACTGTCTTCATGGTCGCTCTGAGCCAGCAG GCTCAGATTAGCTGGATGCCTTATCTCAGCATGGCCTGCATTTTCGCCTATATCCTGAGCTTTGGAATTGGACCAG ctggTGTAACAGGAGTTCTGCCCACAGAGATTTTTGATCAGATGTCCCGACCAGCTGCTTACATGATCTGCGGGTCTCTGCTCTGGTTCAATCTCTTTCTGGTCGGAACAGCGTTTCCATTCATTGTG AAAAATCTAGCACATTTCTGCTACGTCCCATTCCTTGTGGTTTGCATCTGCACTGCTCTCTACATAGGGTTCTTCCTTCCTGAGACCAAGGGAAAGTCCTTCCTGGAAATCTCGGAGGAGTTCAGGAAACGGAACTTCAGAGCTCAGAGTCATGAAGCTTTCTATAAAGGCCCTGAGGAGATCAGGTCTACCACGTTGtag